In a single window of the Pontibacter russatus genome:
- the aroC gene encoding chorismate synthase: protein MSNTYGKLFRITTFGESHGAAVGVIVDGCPAGLDISAAEIQHALDRRRPGQSKITTPRQEEDKVTILSGVFEEKTQGTPIAMVVNNKDQHSHDYSHIQHAFRPSHADYTYTAKYGTRDYRGGGRSSARETVARVAAGALAAKLLQKHGISIRAYVSQVGKIKLDKPYTELDLNQIDANIVRCPDASTADEMISLIEDARDSLDTIGGVVSCVIQGVPAGLGEPVFDKLHAELGKAMLSINAVKGFEYGSGFEGVKMRGSGHNDEFYTDAEGKVRTRTNHSGGIQGGISNGQDIYFNVAFKPVATILQPQQTINDTGEDITLKGKGRHDPCVLPRAVPIVDAMAALVLADFMMRQQASKL, encoded by the coding sequence ATGAGCAATACCTACGGAAAACTTTTCCGAATCACAACGTTTGGCGAGTCGCACGGCGCGGCTGTGGGCGTGATAGTAGACGGCTGCCCCGCCGGGCTGGACATCAGCGCCGCCGAGATTCAGCATGCCCTGGACCGCCGCCGCCCGGGCCAGTCGAAGATTACGACGCCGCGCCAGGAAGAGGACAAAGTGACCATCCTGTCGGGCGTGTTTGAGGAAAAGACGCAGGGCACGCCCATTGCCATGGTGGTGAACAACAAAGACCAGCACAGCCACGACTACAGCCATATACAGCACGCTTTCCGCCCTTCGCACGCCGATTATACCTACACCGCCAAATACGGCACACGCGATTACCGGGGGGGAGGCCGCAGCTCGGCCCGCGAAACAGTGGCCCGTGTGGCCGCAGGTGCGCTGGCTGCCAAATTGCTGCAGAAGCACGGTATCAGCATCAGGGCTTATGTGTCGCAGGTGGGCAAAATCAAGCTGGACAAACCCTACACCGAACTCGACCTGAATCAGATAGACGCCAACATCGTGCGCTGCCCCGACGCCTCCACAGCAGATGAGATGATCAGCCTGATAGAGGACGCCCGCGACAGCCTCGACACCATTGGCGGCGTGGTGAGCTGCGTGATACAGGGCGTGCCGGCCGGTCTGGGCGAGCCTGTGTTCGATAAGCTGCACGCCGAGTTGGGCAAGGCCATGCTGAGCATCAACGCCGTGAAGGGCTTTGAGTACGGCAGCGGCTTTGAGGGGGTGAAGATGCGCGGCTCGGGGCACAACGACGAGTTCTATACCGATGCCGAGGGTAAAGTCCGCACCCGCACCAACCACTCCGGCGGCATACAGGGCGGCATCAGCAACGGCCAGGACATCTACTTCAACGTGGCCTTTAAGCCGGTGGCCACCATTCTGCAGCCGCAGCAAACCATCAACGACACCGGGGAAGACATCACCCTGAAAGGCAAAGGCCGCCATGACCCCTGCGTGCTGCCCCGCGCCGTGCCGATTGTGGATGCCATGGCCGCGCTCGTGCTCGCCGACTTTATGATGCGCCAGCAGGCGAGCAAACTGTAG
- a CDS encoding ferritin-like domain-containing protein produces the protein MREQTKPEEREGGLMKSLGGPMQRRTFFRYAGATAAATTLLLTTSCDEDDEVTPPMNDKAVDLGSGDIGILNYAYALEQLEAAFYTAVVAESASALSADEMMVMQDLMAHEVAHREFFKAALGNKAIPDLEVDFSSINFKDKNSVLQTAKTFEDLGVAAYNGAGKLFTDTGAGLTYLLMGGKIVSVEARHAAAIHDLISENARAYGAEMVDANGLDRAMSPTEVLGAAGAFIATEINFSNLPK, from the coding sequence ATGAGAGAACAGACAAAGCCCGAAGAGAGAGAAGGAGGGCTGATGAAGTCCCTGGGCGGCCCCATGCAGCGGCGCACGTTTTTTAGGTATGCCGGTGCCACGGCAGCGGCCACTACCCTCCTGCTCACCACCTCCTGCGATGAGGATGACGAGGTGACTCCTCCCATGAACGACAAGGCCGTGGACTTAGGCTCCGGCGACATCGGTATTCTGAACTACGCCTATGCCCTGGAGCAACTGGAGGCAGCCTTTTACACCGCCGTGGTAGCCGAGTCCGCATCGGCGCTCTCCGCGGATGAGATGATGGTGATGCAGGACCTGATGGCGCACGAGGTGGCGCACCGCGAGTTCTTCAAAGCCGCCCTGGGCAACAAGGCCATCCCGGACCTGGAGGTGGATTTCAGCTCCATCAACTTTAAAGACAAGAACAGCGTGCTGCAGACAGCCAAAACCTTCGAGGACCTGGGCGTGGCCGCCTATAACGGCGCGGGCAAGCTCTTTACGGACACCGGCGCAGGCCTGACCTACCTCCTGATGGGAGGCAAGATTGTGTCGGTGGAGGCCAGGCACGCCGCTGCCATCCACGACCTCATCAGCGAAAATGCCAGGGCCTACGGCGCAGAGATGGTGGACGCGAACGGACTCGACAGGGCCATGTCGCCGACGGAGGTGCTGGGCGCAGCAGGCGCTTTTATCGCCACAGAAATTAACTTCAGCAACTTACCCAAATAA
- a CDS encoding non-canonical purine NTP diphosphatase codes for MKKLCFATNNRHKTAEVSQMLEGKFELLTLQDIGCHEELAEDQETLEGNSRQKAEYVWQHYQVSCFADDTGLEVEALGGAPGVYSARYAGPQRSDSDNILLLLQNLAPHHNRRARFRTCITLILDGQQHQFEGIVEGTISTEWQGNKGFGYDPVFVPDGHGRTFAEMSPEEKNAISHRGRAVRRLVAFLKAQ; via the coding sequence ATGAAGAAACTTTGCTTTGCCACCAACAACAGGCACAAAACCGCCGAAGTGAGCCAGATGCTGGAGGGGAAGTTCGAGTTGCTGACACTGCAGGACATCGGCTGCCATGAGGAACTGGCCGAGGACCAGGAAACGCTGGAGGGCAACTCGCGGCAAAAGGCGGAATATGTGTGGCAGCACTACCAGGTGAGCTGCTTCGCCGACGACACGGGCCTGGAAGTGGAAGCACTGGGCGGCGCACCCGGCGTTTACTCCGCCCGCTACGCAGGGCCGCAGCGCTCCGACAGCGACAACATCCTGCTCCTGCTGCAAAACCTGGCCCCGCACCACAACCGCAGGGCCCGCTTCCGCACCTGCATCACCCTGATTCTGGACGGGCAGCAGCACCAGTTCGAGGGTATTGTGGAGGGCACCATCAGCACGGAGTGGCAAGGCAACAAAGGCTTTGGCTACGACCCGGTTTTTGTGCCCGACGGCCACGGGCGCACTTTCGCCGAAATGAGCCCGGAGGAAAAAAACGCCATCAGCCACCGCGGGCGGGCGGTGCGGCGGCTTGTCGCATTTCTCAAAGCACAGTAA
- a CDS encoding NifU family protein, with amino-acid sequence MIENKEKVVSVYAEASPNPESMKFVMNAQLLPEGQSVDYPTLESALESPLAQELFNFDYVSRVFIASNFVTVTKSSDLEWSKLIPELRTFLKSYIEAGGPAFNEGFSASKPETATTDSSASAEDTVISKKVIDLLENYVRPAVEQDGGNITFKSYHDGVVTVFLQGSCSGCPSATVTLKAGIENLLKRMVPEVKEVVADGVTL; translated from the coding sequence ATGATAGAAAATAAAGAGAAAGTAGTTTCTGTGTATGCAGAAGCCAGCCCCAACCCCGAGTCAATGAAGTTTGTGATGAACGCGCAGCTGCTGCCGGAAGGCCAGAGCGTGGATTATCCGACCCTGGAGAGCGCCCTGGAGTCGCCGCTGGCGCAGGAGCTCTTTAACTTCGACTATGTTTCGCGTGTGTTTATCGCCAGTAACTTCGTGACGGTTACCAAGAGTTCCGACCTCGAGTGGAGCAAATTGATTCCAGAACTGCGTACGTTCCTGAAGTCATATATAGAGGCTGGCGGGCCCGCCTTCAACGAGGGCTTCTCGGCGAGCAAGCCTGAGACGGCCACCACCGACAGCAGCGCCTCCGCGGAAGACACCGTGATCTCCAAAAAAGTGATTGACCTGCTGGAGAACTACGTGCGCCCAGCCGTGGAGCAGGACGGCGGTAACATCACCTTCAAGTCGTACCACGACGGCGTGGTGACGGTATTCCTGCAGGGTTCCTGCAGCGGCTGCCCGTCGGCCACGGTTACCCTGAAGGCCGGTATCGAGAACCTGCTGAAGCGCATGGTGCCTGAAGTAAAAGAAGTGGTGGCGGATGGCGTGACGCTGTAA
- a CDS encoding uridine kinase family protein codes for MQKPFIVGITGGSASGKTTFLNKLLTSFAPEEICLISQDNYYKSREHQTKDVNGIVNFDLPSCIDDEAYAHDILKVSQGQTVYRTEYTYNNPNVVPKQLEFRPAPIVVVEGIFVFYFEEVARLLDLKVYIDAKEHIKLQRRIVRDRIERGYGLEDVLYRYTQHVAPTYEKYIAPYKNDADIIVPNNNHFERGLEVVTTFLNTKVKA; via the coding sequence ATGCAAAAGCCATTCATCGTCGGGATAACAGGGGGCAGTGCTTCAGGGAAAACCACTTTTTTGAACAAACTGCTGACGTCGTTCGCACCCGAGGAGATTTGCCTGATCTCGCAGGACAACTATTACAAATCGCGCGAGCACCAGACCAAGGATGTGAACGGCATCGTCAACTTCGACCTTCCCTCCTGCATCGACGACGAGGCCTACGCCCACGACATTCTGAAAGTAAGCCAGGGCCAGACCGTTTACCGCACGGAGTACACCTACAACAACCCGAACGTGGTGCCGAAGCAACTGGAGTTCAGGCCGGCACCCATTGTGGTGGTGGAGGGCATCTTCGTTTTTTACTTTGAGGAGGTGGCCAGGCTGTTGGACCTGAAGGTATATATAGACGCCAAGGAGCATATAAAGCTGCAGCGCCGCATTGTCCGCGACCGCATTGAGCGCGGCTACGGCCTGGAGGATGTGCTGTACCGCTACACGCAGCACGTGGCCCCCACCTACGAAAAGTATATAGCGCCGTATAAAAACGATGCCGACATCATCGTCCCGAACAACAACCACTTTGAGCGGGGGCTGGAGGTGGTCACGACCTTTTTAAACACGAAAGTAAAAGCATGA
- a CDS encoding potassium channel family protein, protein MRHKFAVIGLGIFGRSIATTLAERGAEVIAIDNNEDHVESIKDEVAYAVALDATDIRALEAQNIQDIDAVIVAIGEDFEALLITTANLQELNVKRVITRASNKQQRRILEKMGVQEILSPEGEVGKTVAERLLQPSIRTFLSLPDNYEIVEINAPRNIANRSIAKISLREKYNLNLITIKRSFEEILDGKPTQVEHVIGVPKADTIIYPSDILILIGKKNDVKRFIDINR, encoded by the coding sequence ATGAGGCACAAGTTTGCTGTAATCGGGCTGGGCATCTTCGGGAGGTCCATCGCTACCACGCTGGCAGAGCGCGGCGCCGAGGTAATCGCCATCGACAACAATGAGGACCACGTGGAGTCCATCAAAGACGAGGTGGCCTACGCCGTGGCACTGGACGCCACCGACATCCGGGCGCTGGAGGCGCAGAACATACAGGACATAGACGCCGTGATTGTGGCCATCGGCGAAGACTTTGAGGCCCTGCTGATCACCACGGCCAATCTTCAGGAACTGAACGTGAAGCGCGTCATCACACGCGCCTCCAACAAGCAGCAGCGGCGTATCCTGGAGAAAATGGGCGTGCAGGAAATCCTGTCGCCGGAGGGTGAGGTGGGCAAGACGGTGGCCGAGCGCCTGCTGCAGCCCAGCATCCGCACCTTTCTGTCGCTGCCCGACAACTACGAGATTGTGGAGATAAACGCCCCGCGCAACATCGCCAACCGCAGCATCGCCAAAATCTCGCTCCGCGAGAAGTACAACCTCAACCTCATTACCATCAAGCGTTCTTTTGAGGAGATACTGGACGGAAAGCCCACGCAGGTGGAGCACGTCATCGGCGTCCCGAAGGCCGACACCATCATCTATCCTTCTGACATCCTGATTCTTATTGGCAAGAAGAACGACGTAAAGCGATTTATAGACATAAACCGCTGA
- a CDS encoding RNA methyltransferase gives MSLTLLWALMLNGKEVAAYAPAAQQHNAQQLATAPASEHKAVVKQKVSLEATTSFVALNLQQAVLPLPQQAAFPNPTDELLPAYTAVPPGAGFVARLFPIIIQPNAP, from the coding sequence ATGTCTTTAACCCTGCTGTGGGCGCTCATGCTCAACGGCAAGGAAGTGGCGGCCTATGCCCCGGCGGCACAGCAACACAACGCACAGCAGCTGGCCACTGCGCCCGCCTCAGAACACAAGGCGGTGGTGAAGCAGAAAGTATCGCTGGAGGCGACGACCTCTTTCGTAGCCCTCAACCTGCAGCAGGCCGTGCTGCCGCTGCCGCAGCAGGCCGCCTTCCCTAACCCGACCGATGAGCTTTTGCCTGCCTACACCGCTGTGCCTCCCGGCGCTGGCTTCGTGGCCCGACTTTTCCCTATCATCATTCAGCCCAACGCCCCGTAA
- a CDS encoding sodium:proton antiporter: MLINFILLAQPPHALPLLLIIPFLLLIGMIAAGPIFFGHFWEHNYKTVAVTLGLAVLAYYLLVLQDYHMPVHTLAEYVSFAVLLSSLYIAAGGIYININANATPLMNVALVAVGAVLANFVGTTGASLLLIRPFIRLNVHRIKPYQIIFFIFIVSNAGGLLTPLGDPPLFIGFLKGVPFFWTLQHLFVPWLAAVSVLCLIFFLLDRRNKEHFRPNPDVEAKNREKTEWHVTGKRNLIWLGVVIGAIFLDPNVVEGLPYIAYDGGKLSFLREIIQLSAAFMCYRYSSKTALAGNQFSFGPILEVVFLFFGIFFTMMPALQLSAAIASAPEYARFITPNFLYWATGSLSGFLDNAPTYANFLSLAMAKYDMAQNSVVEVRQFALGTGPAGAETIVLLEAVSLASVLFGAFTYIGNGPNFMVKAIAESAGIKMPSFFGYVIRYSIPFLLPALLLVWFLVVHLRLF; the protein is encoded by the coding sequence ATGCTAATCAACTTTATTCTGCTGGCGCAGCCCCCGCACGCGCTTCCTCTTCTACTTATCATACCTTTCCTGCTTCTAATTGGGATGATTGCCGCCGGGCCGATCTTCTTTGGCCATTTCTGGGAGCACAACTATAAGACTGTGGCCGTTACCCTGGGCCTGGCCGTGCTCGCCTATTACCTGCTTGTGCTGCAGGATTACCATATGCCCGTGCATACGCTGGCAGAGTATGTTTCTTTTGCCGTGTTGCTGAGTTCACTATATATAGCCGCGGGCGGTATATACATCAACATCAACGCGAACGCCACGCCGCTCATGAACGTGGCGCTGGTAGCGGTTGGGGCCGTGCTGGCTAATTTTGTGGGCACCACGGGTGCCTCGCTCCTGCTCATCCGCCCGTTCATCCGCCTGAACGTACACCGCATCAAGCCTTACCAGATCATCTTCTTCATCTTTATCGTCAGCAACGCCGGGGGTTTGCTCACGCCGCTTGGCGACCCGCCGCTGTTCATTGGTTTTCTGAAGGGCGTGCCGTTTTTCTGGACGCTCCAGCACCTGTTCGTGCCCTGGCTGGCGGCTGTCTCAGTACTCTGCCTTATCTTCTTTTTACTTGACAGGCGCAACAAAGAGCACTTCAGGCCAAATCCGGATGTGGAGGCCAAAAACCGGGAGAAGACGGAGTGGCACGTCACCGGCAAGCGCAACCTGATCTGGCTGGGTGTGGTCATCGGCGCTATTTTCCTGGACCCGAATGTGGTGGAGGGGCTGCCATATATAGCCTACGACGGCGGCAAACTCTCGTTCCTGCGTGAGATCATCCAGCTGTCGGCGGCCTTTATGTGCTACCGGTACTCCAGCAAGACCGCCCTGGCGGGCAACCAGTTCAGCTTCGGCCCGATTCTGGAAGTGGTGTTCCTGTTTTTCGGTATTTTCTTCACCATGATGCCCGCCCTGCAGCTTTCTGCCGCCATTGCCTCGGCTCCGGAGTATGCGCGGTTCATCACGCCGAACTTCCTGTACTGGGCCACAGGCTCCCTTTCCGGCTTCCTCGACAACGCCCCGACCTATGCCAACTTCCTGTCGCTGGCCATGGCCAAGTACGACATGGCGCAGAACAGCGTGGTGGAGGTGCGGCAGTTTGCCCTGGGCACCGGGCCCGCCGGGGCAGAGACGATTGTGCTGCTGGAGGCTGTCTCGCTGGCCTCCGTGTTGTTTGGCGCTTTCACCTATATCGGTAATGGGCCAAACTTTATGGTGAAGGCGATAGCCGAGAGTGCTGGTATTAAAATGCCGTCTTTCTTCGGCTATGTCATTCGCTACTCCATCCCGTTCCTGCTGCCCGCCCTGCTCCTGGTGTGGTTCCTGGTGGTGCATCTGCGCTTGTTTTAG
- the secDF gene encoding protein translocase subunit SecDF, whose protein sequence is MRNKTLIIVLTAIVSALCLYYLSLSFIARSVHNKAELYATNAQGEVNPVKLQSYLDSVWKEPVFLGMTYQEIKENELGLGLDLKGGMHVVLEVSPVEIIRSMSGNSKDPSFLKALDRAQELQKNSQARFTTLFAEAYREIEPNGRLSAIFSNTANRGKISYESTNEEVLDVIETEVEDAIDRSFNILRTRIDKFGVNQPNIQRLKGTGRIQIELPGIDNPERVRNLLQGMANLEFWEVWTPQEFSPYFMQLGQYLDQQQQAGKLNLAAAGTKASQQDALDSAATAPATVQDATQDVLAKAATGDSTAAGDSAAIAAATPTDTNAALLDTAATPQTGVLASLFTQMPSGIGANVRDTARINDIFDRPEVRAIFPPNMKFLWGVESVTGENNQEFVEFYAIKKGRGGKAPLTGDVINDARQDFDQLGRPEISMTMNPTGAKKWAKLTGDNVGRQVAIVLDNYVYSAPVVQGEITGGSSSISGNFTVEEAQDLANILKAGKMPAPTTIVEEAVVGPSLGQEAINQGLISTLAGFLIVVVFMIAYYSRGGLIADIALLFNVFFILGVLAQFGAALTLPGIAGIVLTLGMAVDANVLIFERMREENAKGLPMREIINKGYEKAFSSILDGNVTTFLVGFILYYFGSGPVKGFAITMMIGIATSFFTSVFISRIFIESAFKNSGKLSFSTSLADKMFRNVKFDAMKLKKPAYAFSLGIIVFGFVAMYINGGPNLGVDFKGGRSYVVQFDEAVPASDVRSALVDEFQEAGTEVKTYGASDRLKVTTSWLADDESTKADEQVLAALMSGLQEYNNLNPEVLSSSKVGATMADDIQNTALIAILLSLIGIFIYVMFRFSKWQFSLGGVVALLHDALMIIAVFSILDLFGISYEMDQVFIAAVLTIIGFSINDTVVIFDRVREYMHDNPRTHIRHLINPALISTFSRTIITSLTLLVVVIVLFIFGGEVLRGFSLAMIIGVVAGCYSSLFIAAPIVVDTVKEEEVTSAPQVAHKVR, encoded by the coding sequence ATGCGGAACAAAACGTTAATAATCGTTCTGACGGCGATTGTATCGGCACTCTGCCTCTACTACCTGTCGCTTTCCTTTATTGCCCGCAGTGTGCACAACAAGGCTGAGCTATATGCCACGAACGCACAAGGCGAGGTAAACCCGGTAAAACTGCAAAGCTACCTCGATTCTGTCTGGAAGGAGCCCGTGTTCCTGGGCATGACTTACCAGGAGATAAAAGAGAACGAGCTTGGCCTTGGCCTCGACCTGAAAGGCGGCATGCACGTGGTGCTGGAGGTTTCTCCTGTGGAGATCATCCGTTCCATGTCCGGCAACAGCAAAGACCCCAGCTTTCTGAAGGCGCTGGACCGCGCCCAGGAACTGCAGAAAAACAGCCAGGCGCGTTTCACCACGCTTTTTGCCGAGGCTTACCGCGAAATTGAGCCCAATGGCCGCCTGAGCGCTATCTTCTCTAACACCGCCAACCGTGGCAAGATCAGCTACGAGTCTACGAACGAGGAGGTGCTGGATGTGATTGAGACAGAAGTGGAAGACGCCATCGACCGCTCCTTCAACATCCTGCGCACGCGTATCGACAAGTTTGGCGTAAACCAGCCAAACATTCAGCGCCTGAAGGGTACAGGCCGCATCCAGATAGAGTTGCCAGGCATCGACAACCCGGAGCGCGTGCGCAACCTGCTGCAGGGCATGGCCAACCTCGAGTTCTGGGAAGTGTGGACGCCCCAGGAGTTCAGCCCTTATTTCATGCAGCTCGGCCAGTACCTCGACCAGCAGCAGCAGGCCGGGAAACTGAACCTGGCCGCCGCAGGCACCAAAGCCAGCCAGCAGGACGCCCTTGACTCGGCAGCCACTGCGCCAGCCACTGTGCAGGATGCCACCCAGGATGTACTGGCAAAGGCCGCCACTGGCGACTCTACGGCAGCCGGCGACTCCGCCGCCATTGCCGCTGCCACCCCAACCGACACTAACGCCGCCCTGCTTGATACTGCCGCCACGCCACAGACAGGTGTACTGGCCAGCCTCTTCACGCAGATGCCAAGCGGCATAGGCGCCAATGTGCGCGACACGGCAAGGATAAACGACATTTTCGACCGCCCTGAAGTGCGCGCCATCTTCCCGCCGAACATGAAGTTCCTGTGGGGGGTAGAGTCTGTGACAGGTGAGAATAACCAGGAGTTTGTGGAGTTCTACGCCATCAAGAAGGGACGCGGCGGCAAGGCGCCGCTCACGGGTGATGTGATAAATGACGCCCGCCAGGACTTTGACCAGCTGGGCCGCCCGGAGATAAGCATGACGATGAACCCGACCGGTGCCAAGAAGTGGGCCAAGCTGACAGGTGACAACGTCGGACGCCAGGTAGCCATCGTGCTGGACAACTATGTATACTCTGCCCCGGTGGTGCAGGGCGAGATAACAGGTGGAAGCTCTTCCATCTCCGGTAACTTTACTGTGGAGGAAGCGCAGGACTTAGCCAACATTCTGAAAGCAGGTAAAATGCCGGCCCCTACCACTATTGTGGAAGAGGCCGTGGTAGGTCCTTCGCTGGGCCAGGAAGCCATCAACCAGGGCCTTATCTCTACGCTGGCCGGGTTCCTGATCGTGGTGGTGTTCATGATCGCGTACTACAGCCGCGGCGGCCTTATTGCCGATATTGCCCTGCTTTTCAACGTGTTCTTTATTCTGGGCGTGCTGGCACAGTTTGGCGCCGCCCTCACCCTGCCCGGTATCGCCGGTATCGTGCTGACGCTGGGGATGGCCGTGGACGCGAACGTGCTGATATTCGAGCGCATGCGCGAGGAGAACGCCAAAGGGCTGCCGATGCGGGAGATCATCAACAAAGGCTATGAGAAAGCCTTCAGCAGTATCCTCGATGGCAACGTCACCACCTTCCTGGTGGGCTTTATCCTGTACTACTTCGGCTCCGGCCCGGTAAAAGGCTTCGCCATCACCATGATGATCGGTATTGCGACCTCTTTCTTCACGTCTGTGTTTATTTCCAGGATCTTCATCGAAAGCGCGTTCAAGAACAGTGGAAAGCTTTCCTTCTCCACCTCCCTGGCTGACAAGATGTTCCGGAACGTGAAGTTTGATGCCATGAAGCTGAAGAAGCCCGCTTATGCTTTCTCGCTGGGAATAATTGTGTTTGGTTTCGTGGCCATGTACATCAACGGCGGCCCCAACCTGGGCGTTGACTTCAAGGGCGGGCGCTCTTACGTGGTTCAGTTCGACGAGGCTGTTCCGGCTTCTGACGTGCGCAGTGCCCTGGTGGACGAGTTCCAGGAGGCGGGCACCGAGGTGAAGACCTACGGCGCCTCTGACCGCCTGAAGGTTACCACCAGCTGGCTGGCCGATGATGAGAGCACCAAGGCCGACGAGCAGGTGCTTGCGGCCCTGATGAGTGGCCTGCAGGAATACAATAACCTGAACCCGGAGGTGCTGAGCTCTTCTAAAGTAGGGGCCACTATGGCCGACGATATTCAGAACACAGCCCTCATCGCCATCCTGCTTTCGCTGATTGGCATTTTCATCTACGTGATGTTCCGCTTCAGCAAGTGGCAGTTCTCGCTGGGTGGCGTGGTGGCCTTGCTGCACGACGCTCTCATGATTATCGCCGTGTTCTCCATCTTGGACCTGTTTGGTATTTCTTATGAGATGGATCAGGTGTTCATCGCTGCGGTACTCACCATCATCGGTTTCTCCATCAACGACACGGTGGTAATCTTCGACCGCGTGCGGGAATACATGCACGACAACCCGCGCACCCATATCAGGCACCTGATCAACCCGGCCCTGATCAGCACCTTCAGCCGTACCATCATCACGTCGCTGACGCTGCTGGTGGTAGTAATCGTACTCTTTATCTTCGGGGGCGAGGTGCTGCGAGGCTTCTCACTGGCCATGATCATTGGTGTGGTTGCCGGTTGTTACTCCTCTCTTTTCATCGCTGCGCCAATCGTGGTAGACACCGTGAAGGAAGAAGAAGTGACATCCGCACCGCAGGTTGCACACAAGGTTCGCTAA
- a CDS encoding BatD family protein, with the protein MRAFLLLVSLCAALAVPGRAQQISIELGKSPLPINQYYTISIKLQDQQLKDYTPFPEIEGFKKSNRYSSTKTIITGGKTSTVLTIVQNYAALEEGEYAVRPFSMRVNGQMVQSQGMPVKVTPMQANAPQALNMPNLILEDIDEPPVEDEPEFVDKEDNAFLTIYTNKKEVFVGEGVNVVLYFYLAEADQPLLDFYNFADQLAGILKQMQQPHAWEETFDYTEITPENVTVQGEPYLRFKLYEAVLFPLSLEPLRFPQLKLQMIKYKVARHPSLLTQDRQEGYKIFYSRERVIPVRELPPHPLRDVVPVGDYRLHESLSEKKVAVNKSFTYLFEVEGEGNLSAIMPPVPEAPPGLEFYPPNVRQDVTKRAGRVVGAKSFSYAVLPRQAGQYNLRETMHWIYFNPTTAAYDTLRPSLQVQVAGRSDNSMAVALTRDLGSFYNIIQNEDNTLVNMHLLDRIKRYTNIILLVLLAVSAFVFLKK; encoded by the coding sequence ATGCGGGCGTTTCTTCTTCTTGTTTCTCTCTGTGCGGCGCTTGCTGTGCCCGGCCGGGCACAGCAAATCAGCATTGAGCTGGGCAAGAGCCCGCTGCCCATCAACCAGTATTACACCATCTCCATCAAACTGCAGGACCAGCAACTGAAAGATTACACGCCCTTCCCGGAGATAGAGGGCTTTAAGAAGAGCAACAGGTACTCCTCCACCAAAACCATCATCACGGGCGGCAAAACCAGCACCGTGCTGACCATTGTGCAGAATTACGCGGCGCTGGAGGAAGGGGAATATGCGGTGCGGCCTTTCTCGATGCGGGTGAACGGGCAGATGGTGCAGTCGCAGGGGATGCCGGTAAAAGTGACGCCCATGCAGGCCAATGCGCCCCAGGCCCTGAACATGCCCAACCTGATTCTGGAGGATATAGACGAGCCGCCTGTGGAAGACGAGCCGGAGTTCGTGGACAAGGAAGACAACGCCTTCCTGACGATCTACACCAACAAGAAAGAGGTGTTCGTGGGCGAGGGTGTCAACGTGGTGCTGTACTTTTACCTGGCGGAGGCAGACCAGCCCCTGCTCGATTTCTATAACTTTGCCGACCAGCTGGCAGGAATTCTGAAGCAGATGCAGCAGCCGCATGCCTGGGAGGAAACGTTTGATTACACGGAGATTACGCCTGAAAACGTAACGGTGCAGGGCGAGCCTTATCTTCGGTTCAAGCTGTATGAGGCCGTGCTGTTCCCGCTGAGCCTGGAGCCGCTCCGCTTTCCGCAACTGAAACTGCAGATGATCAAGTACAAGGTGGCCAGGCACCCGAGCCTGCTGACGCAGGACCGGCAGGAGGGCTACAAGATATTCTATTCGCGGGAGCGGGTGATACCGGTGAGAGAACTGCCGCCGCACCCGCTGCGCGACGTGGTGCCCGTGGGCGATTACCGGCTGCATGAAAGCCTGTCGGAGAAAAAAGTGGCCGTGAACAAGAGTTTTACCTATCTTTTCGAGGTGGAAGGGGAGGGGAATCTATCGGCCATCATGCCGCCAGTGCCGGAGGCGCCGCCAGGGCTGGAGTTCTACCCGCCGAATGTGCGGCAGGACGTAACGAAGCGCGCCGGACGTGTGGTTGGCGCCAAGTCTTTTTCGTACGCGGTGCTGCCACGCCAGGCCGGGCAGTATAACCTGCGGGAGACGATGCACTGGATATACTTTAACCCCACCACCGCCGCCTACGACACCCTGCGGCCCTCGCTGCAGGTGCAGGTGGCTGGCCGCAGCGACAACAGCATGGCCGTGGCCTTAACCAGAGACTTAGGATCTTTTTATAACATCATCCAAAACGAAGACAACACGCTGGTGAACATGCACCTGCTGGACAGGATAAAGCGCTATACCAACATCATCCTGCTGGTGCTGCTGGCGGTGTCGGCCTTCGTTTTCTTAAAAAAATAG